Proteins from a genomic interval of Cupriavidus pauculus:
- a CDS encoding oxidoreductase-like domain-containing protein translates to MSAAESFPLPDDPKPLPPDRPGDNECCQSGCDPCVFDFYNDEMDRYRQELKAWEARQAGRVKVDP, encoded by the coding sequence GTGTCCGCCGCCGAATCGTTCCCGTTGCCCGATGACCCCAAGCCGCTGCCGCCCGACCGCCCCGGCGACAACGAGTGCTGCCAGAGCGGCTGCGATCCGTGCGTGTTCGACTTCTACAACGACGAGATGGACCGCTATCGCCAGGAGCTGAAGGCGTGGGAAGCCCGCCAGGCCGGGCGCGTGAAGGTGGACCCGTGA
- a CDS encoding NAD-dependent protein deacetylase, translating into MSDGAADALAGFVGQHPRLFVLTGAGISTDSGIPGYRDEQGRWQRSAPMTITAFLSGPAARQRYWARSMVGWPVADAAQPNVSHRVVARLGDAGQVAGLVTQNVDGLHQRAGSRDVIELHGSIGHVICLSCATRYPRAEIQRRLWRLNPAFRDVSALPAADGDAHLESPLFDDFAVPDCERCGGVLKPDVVFFGESVPRERVDAGRAALGAADAMLVIGSSLTVFSGYRFCLWAAERGVPIAALNLGTTRADPLLALKLSAPIGPTLAALARSLGLDAAGDAATSGPASR; encoded by the coding sequence GTGAGCGATGGCGCGGCCGACGCGCTGGCCGGCTTTGTCGGCCAGCATCCGCGGCTGTTCGTGCTGACCGGCGCCGGTATCAGCACCGATTCGGGCATCCCTGGCTACCGTGACGAGCAGGGCCGCTGGCAGCGGTCCGCGCCGATGACGATCACCGCGTTCCTGAGCGGCCCGGCCGCGCGCCAGCGCTACTGGGCGCGCAGCATGGTGGGCTGGCCCGTGGCCGATGCCGCGCAGCCGAACGTCAGCCACCGGGTGGTGGCGAGGCTGGGGGATGCGGGGCAGGTGGCGGGGCTGGTGACGCAGAATGTCGACGGCCTGCACCAGCGCGCCGGCAGCCGCGACGTGATCGAGCTGCATGGCAGCATCGGCCACGTGATCTGCCTGTCGTGCGCCACGCGCTATCCGCGCGCCGAGATCCAGCGGCGGCTCTGGCGTCTGAATCCGGCCTTCCGCGATGTGTCGGCGCTGCCGGCTGCCGATGGCGACGCGCACCTCGAATCGCCGCTGTTCGACGACTTTGCCGTGCCCGACTGCGAGCGCTGCGGCGGCGTGCTCAAGCCCGACGTGGTGTTCTTTGGCGAATCGGTGCCGCGCGAGCGCGTGGATGCCGGCCGGGCGGCGCTGGGCGCGGCCGACGCGATGCTGGTCATCGGGTCGTCGCTGACGGTGTTTTCGGGCTACCGGTTCTGCCTGTGGGCCGCCGAGCGCGGCGTGCCGATCGCGGCGCTCAACCTGGGCACCACGCGCGCCGACCCGCTGCTGGCGCTGAAGCTGTCGGCGCCCATCGGACCGACGCTGGCGGCGCTGGCCAGGTCGCTCGGGCTCGATGCCGCCGGGGACGCCGCTACTTCAGGTCCAGCTTCACGCTGA
- a CDS encoding DUF1439 domain-containing protein: MPVTPPRLRTRRTRRTRHALAAALAFATIGAVHAGYNVWTGEYTFSKAELQRAVDQRFPTTLRYGELVSVQLSHPRLVLDGATNRVTTQMDAAVTNTILPSPPVNGTMSLNSGVKYDATQRAVLLDNPTVQDVQVQGMSQYTQQLKAIGAVVAEQLLKDYPLHTFKPEELRFNGREVQPGAITVTPDGISVKLDLK, translated from the coding sequence ATGCCCGTGACCCCGCCCCGCCTCCGCACCCGACGCACCCGACGCACCCGCCATGCCCTGGCCGCCGCGCTGGCGTTCGCCACCATCGGCGCGGTCCATGCCGGCTACAACGTCTGGACCGGCGAGTACACGTTCAGCAAGGCCGAGCTCCAGCGCGCCGTGGACCAGCGCTTTCCCACCACGCTGCGCTATGGCGAACTGGTCAGCGTGCAGCTTTCGCATCCCCGGCTGGTGCTGGATGGCGCGACCAACCGCGTGACCACGCAGATGGATGCGGCGGTGACCAACACGATCCTGCCCTCCCCGCCCGTCAACGGCACGATGTCGCTCAACAGCGGCGTGAAGTACGACGCCACGCAGCGCGCCGTGCTGCTCGACAACCCGACCGTGCAGGACGTGCAGGTCCAGGGCATGAGCCAGTACACGCAGCAGCTCAAGGCCATCGGCGCCGTGGTGGCCGAGCAGTTGCTGAAGGATTACCCGCTGCACACGTTCAAGCCCGAGGAACTGCGCTTCAACGGCCGCGAGGTGCAGCCCGGCGCCATCACCGTGACGCCGGACGGCATCAGCGTGAAGCTGGACCTGAAGTAG
- a CDS encoding SlyX family protein, translating into MESRLTDLEVKVAFQEDLIETLNLTVARQQQQIDLMQAQFRVLYQQVRAAAPTASESHPQHEIPPHY; encoded by the coding sequence ATGGAATCCCGCCTGACCGATCTCGAAGTCAAGGTCGCCTTTCAGGAGGACCTGATCGAGACGCTGAACCTGACCGTCGCGCGCCAGCAGCAGCAGATCGACCTGATGCAGGCCCAGTTCCGCGTGCTCTACCAGCAGGTGCGCGCCGCCGCGCCAACCGCGTCCGAAAGTCACCCGCAGCACGAGATCCCGCCGCATTACTGA
- a CDS encoding VOC family protein: MASKIESYLFFDGRAEEAAEFYKTALGAEVQGLIRFKDAPPEAGEGCTPRPENAEKVMHMALKIGDTIVMGSDGECKGQTDFKGFSLAYNAADSAEVDRTMQALAAGGKIVMPADRTFFSERFGMVTDKFGITWMVLVYKP; the protein is encoded by the coding sequence ATGGCATCGAAGATCGAGTCGTACCTGTTTTTCGACGGCCGCGCCGAAGAGGCGGCCGAGTTCTACAAGACCGCGCTGGGCGCGGAGGTGCAGGGCCTGATCCGCTTCAAGGATGCGCCGCCCGAAGCCGGCGAAGGCTGCACGCCACGCCCCGAGAACGCCGAGAAAGTGATGCATATGGCGCTCAAGATCGGTGACACGATCGTCATGGGCTCCGACGGCGAGTGCAAGGGCCAGACCGATTTCAAGGGCTTCTCGCTGGCCTACAACGCCGCGGACAGCGCCGAGGTCGACCGCACGATGCAGGCGCTGGCCGCCGGCGGCAAGATCGTGATGCCGGCCGACCGCACCTTCTTCAGCGAGCGCTTCGGCATGGTCACCGACAAGTTTGGCATCACGTGGATGGTGCTGGTCTACAAGCCGTAA
- the argG gene encoding argininosuccinate synthase, whose translation MTTILQHIPSGQRVGIAFSGGLDTSAALLWMRQKGAIPYAYTANLGQPDEPDYDDIPRRAKAYGAEEARLVDCRAQLVAEGIAALQCGAFHISTAGVTYFNTTPIGRAVTGTMLVAAMKEDGVNIWGDGSTFKGNDIERFYRYGLLTNPGLQIYKPWLDQQFIDELGGRAEMSEFMRQNGHDYKMSAEKAYSTDSNMLGATHEAKDLEHLDSGIRIVQPIMGVQFWRDDVEVKREEVTVRFEEGQPVALNGKTFANAVDLFMEANAIGGRHGLGMSDQIENRIIEAKSRGIYEAPGLALLFIAYERLITGIHNEDTIEQYRDNGRRLGRLLYQGRWFDPQAIMLRETAQRWVAGAVTGEVTIELRRGNDYSILNTTSPNLTYKPERLTMEKGESMFTPLDRIGQLTMRTLDIVDTREKLQTYAKTGLLSTQTSAALPKLED comes from the coding sequence ATGACTACCATCCTGCAGCACATTCCTTCCGGCCAGCGCGTCGGAATCGCCTTCTCGGGCGGACTCGACACCAGCGCCGCGCTCCTCTGGATGCGCCAGAAGGGCGCCATTCCCTACGCCTACACCGCCAACCTGGGCCAGCCGGACGAGCCGGACTACGACGACATCCCGCGCCGCGCCAAGGCCTACGGCGCCGAGGAAGCCCGCCTGGTGGACTGCCGCGCCCAGCTCGTGGCCGAGGGCATCGCCGCGCTGCAGTGCGGTGCGTTCCATATCTCCACGGCCGGCGTGACGTACTTCAACACCACGCCGATCGGCCGCGCGGTGACCGGCACGATGCTGGTGGCCGCCATGAAGGAAGACGGCGTCAACATCTGGGGCGACGGCAGCACGTTCAAGGGCAACGACATCGAGCGCTTCTACCGCTACGGCCTGCTGACCAACCCGGGCCTGCAGATCTACAAGCCGTGGCTGGACCAGCAGTTCATCGACGAACTGGGCGGCCGGGCGGAAATGTCCGAGTTCATGCGCCAGAACGGCCATGACTACAAGATGTCGGCCGAAAAGGCGTACTCGACCGATTCGAACATGCTGGGCGCCACCCACGAGGCGAAGGACCTGGAGCACCTGGATTCGGGCATCCGCATCGTCCAGCCGATCATGGGCGTGCAGTTCTGGCGCGACGACGTGGAAGTGAAGCGCGAGGAAGTGACCGTGCGCTTCGAGGAAGGCCAGCCCGTGGCGCTGAACGGCAAGACGTTCGCCAACGCCGTGGACCTGTTCATGGAAGCCAACGCCATCGGCGGCCGCCACGGCCTGGGCATGAGCGACCAGATCGAGAACCGGATCATCGAGGCCAAGAGCCGCGGCATCTACGAGGCCCCGGGCCTGGCGCTGCTGTTCATCGCCTACGAGCGCCTGATCACCGGCATCCACAACGAGGACACCATCGAGCAGTACCGCGACAACGGCCGCCGCCTGGGCCGCCTGCTGTACCAGGGCCGCTGGTTCGACCCGCAGGCCATCATGCTGCGCGAGACCGCCCAGCGCTGGGTGGCCGGCGCCGTGACCGGCGAGGTGACGATCGAACTGCGCCGCGGCAATGACTACTCGATCCTGAACACCACGTCGCCGAACCTGACGTACAAGCCCGAGCGGCTGACGATGGAGAAGGGCGAGTCGATGTTCACGCCGCTGGACCGGATCGGCCAGCTCACGATGCGCACGCTGGACATCGTCGACACCCGCGAGAAGCTGCAGACCTACGCCAAGACCGGCCTGCTCTCCACGCAGACCAGCGCCGCGCTGCCGAAGCTCGAAGACTGA
- a CDS encoding aldo/keto reductase, producing the protein MPDFAMQYRRLGASNLNVSTLCLGTMMFGDQTDEAEAARIVASARDHGVNFIDTADVYTKGASESMVGRLLQASRHDWVLATKLGNAMGSGPNQQNYSRSWIMREVEDSLRRLATDYVDVLYLHRDFAGANLEEPVRAMGDLIRAGKIRYWAVSNFRGWRIAEIAALCDRLGVPRPVACQPYYNLLNRMPEVEILPACQHFGLGVVPYSPIARGVLTGKYLPGQAPQADSRAGRADKRMMETEFREESLVIAQKLKAHAESRGLTPGQFATAWVLANPIISSVIAGPRTLAQFEDYFGAVGAAVSAQEEAMVDALVPRGHASTHGYNDPNYPFGGRPVSAA; encoded by the coding sequence ATGCCAGATTTCGCCATGCAATACCGCCGCCTGGGCGCCAGCAACCTGAACGTATCCACCCTGTGCCTTGGCACGATGATGTTCGGCGACCAGACCGACGAGGCCGAGGCGGCCCGCATCGTGGCCAGCGCCCGCGACCACGGCGTGAACTTCATCGACACGGCGGACGTGTACACCAAGGGCGCGTCCGAATCGATGGTCGGCCGGCTGCTGCAGGCAAGCCGGCACGACTGGGTGCTGGCGACGAAGCTCGGCAACGCCATGGGCAGCGGCCCGAATCAGCAGAACTATTCCCGTAGCTGGATCATGCGCGAGGTGGAAGACAGCCTGCGCCGGCTGGCGACCGACTATGTCGACGTGCTGTACCTGCACCGCGACTTTGCCGGCGCCAACCTGGAAGAGCCGGTGCGCGCGATGGGCGACCTGATCCGGGCCGGCAAGATCCGCTACTGGGCCGTGTCGAATTTCCGCGGCTGGCGCATCGCCGAGATCGCGGCGCTGTGCGACAGGCTGGGCGTGCCCCGCCCGGTGGCCTGCCAGCCGTACTACAACCTGCTGAACCGCATGCCCGAAGTGGAAATCCTGCCCGCGTGCCAGCATTTCGGCCTGGGCGTGGTGCCCTACAGTCCCATCGCGCGCGGCGTGCTGACCGGCAAGTACCTGCCCGGCCAGGCGCCGCAGGCCGACTCCCGCGCCGGCCGCGCCGACAAGCGCATGATGGAGACCGAATTCCGCGAGGAGTCGCTGGTCATCGCCCAGAAGCTGAAGGCCCATGCCGAAAGCCGCGGGCTGACGCCGGGCCAGTTTGCCACTGCCTGGGTGCTGGCCAATCCGATCATCAGCTCGGTGATCGCCGGCCCGCGCACGCTGGCGCAGTTCGAGGACTATTTTGGTGCAGTCGGTGCCGCCGTCTCGGCGCAGGAAGAGGCGATGGTCGATGCGCTGGTGCCGCGCGGTCATGCATCGACGCACGGCTACAACGATCCGAACTACCCGTTCGGTGGCCGGCCGGTGAGCGCCGCCTGA
- a CDS encoding transglycosylase domain-containing protein has protein sequence MAVAVCGGAYIVVSLVTHEARTSQWQARYMSRLGKSLTYEILPGPSDSIRYPHSGPYDLRLGYERLGEFGERLLRQGYVTTAQSRMSYDMVRLMDQGIFPPYREKTQAGLVIRDCNALTMSLDRYPQRQYDNFDAIPKVLVSSLLFVENQNLLNPEYPMMNPALDWRRFSRAVMDQGIRLVDRGHGAPGGSTLATQIEKYRHSPEGKTQSIADKLRQMTSASLRAYRDGPDTQRARENIVVDYVNTVPMSARAGHGEIEGLGDAMFVWYGEDFAEVNQLLREMDPRRPSPRAAQAYKRALSLIISQRRPSYHLRRDDTNLDALTGSYLRLLAASNVITAELRDAALEQSLDKAAPPQRPAPEPWVTRKAVNQVRNDVQHMLGVESRYDLDRLDLTVDSTINREAQRLVTQTLQRIRNKDDARQMGLYGKNLLRDGDDPSKLVASLTLFERVGNASVVRVQADNVDQPFDINSGARLNLGSTAKLRTLVTYLEVIDEIADRYRGMSVAELKAIDVPRQDALTRWTVDYLMKAKTPAERSRQAVLEAAMERKYSGNAGEAFFTGGGMQAFTNFEKWEGERQMTVRVAFQHSVNLVFIRMMRDIVRYQVWQEHPDAATLFEDRDSPRRRAYLEQFADEEGSSFMTAFWQRYRGKTNDERLKVLLDRVKLPTPRLAAVRLSVTLLSVRPDTDYDTFARTLRERLPKKFQPSEEDLQALFVKYGHDKFNLNDRGYLSRIHPLELWMMEYLGKHPDATLKEILDASEPDRQTVYAWLFKTRSKLGQDARIRTLLEREAFEKIAMRWHRLGYPFESLTPSYATAVGASGDRPAALAELAGIILGNGVDAQPAAVRTLAFAGQTPYATTYGLRPQPGKPLIAPEIATLVRRSMLDVVQAGTAKSINGAFVPVNRKGQPQGAPLAVGGKTGTGDQRFQTYGPGGRVISSRAVNRSATFVFVIGERYFGTVTVHVREPYAARYVFTSALAVRVLRSLAPQISAMAAPGSNDATLLRCRDTQAAPTMTTLQLPDGSPALDGRAGGAADGNLAFAPNGVVDK, from the coding sequence ATGGCGGTCGCCGTATGCGGCGGCGCGTACATTGTCGTGAGCCTCGTCACGCACGAGGCGCGTACCTCCCAATGGCAGGCTCGCTACATGAGCCGGCTGGGCAAGTCGTTGACGTACGAAATCCTGCCCGGGCCGAGCGACAGCATCCGCTATCCCCATTCCGGCCCCTACGACCTGCGGCTCGGCTATGAACGGCTGGGCGAATTCGGCGAGCGGCTGCTGCGGCAGGGCTATGTCACCACCGCGCAGTCGCGCATGTCGTATGACATGGTGCGGCTGATGGACCAGGGCATCTTTCCGCCGTACCGCGAGAAGACGCAGGCCGGGCTGGTGATCCGCGACTGCAACGCGCTGACGATGTCCCTCGACCGCTATCCGCAGCGGCAGTACGACAACTTCGACGCCATTCCCAAGGTGCTGGTCTCGTCGCTGTTGTTTGTCGAGAACCAGAACCTGCTCAATCCCGAATACCCGATGATGAACCCGGCGCTGGACTGGCGCCGGTTCTCGCGCGCGGTGATGGACCAGGGCATCCGGCTGGTGGATCGCGGCCACGGCGCGCCGGGCGGCAGCACGCTGGCCACGCAGATCGAGAAATACCGCCATTCGCCCGAGGGCAAGACGCAGTCGATCGCCGACAAGCTGCGGCAGATGACCTCCGCTTCACTGCGCGCCTACCGCGACGGCCCGGACACCCAGCGCGCGCGCGAGAACATCGTGGTGGACTACGTCAACACGGTGCCGATGTCGGCGCGCGCCGGCCACGGCGAGATCGAGGGCCTGGGCGACGCCATGTTCGTCTGGTACGGCGAGGATTTCGCGGAGGTCAACCAGTTGCTGCGCGAGATGGATCCGCGCCGGCCGTCGCCGCGCGCCGCCCAGGCGTACAAGCGCGCGCTGTCGCTGATCATCTCGCAGCGCCGGCCGTCGTACCACCTGCGCCGCGACGACACCAACCTGGACGCCCTGACCGGCAGCTACCTGCGGCTGCTGGCCGCGTCGAACGTCATCACGGCCGAGCTGCGCGACGCGGCGCTGGAACAGTCGCTGGACAAGGCGGCGCCGCCGCAGCGGCCCGCGCCCGAGCCGTGGGTCACGCGCAAGGCCGTGAATCAGGTGCGAAACGACGTGCAGCACATGCTGGGCGTGGAAAGCCGCTACGACCTGGACCGGCTGGACCTGACCGTCGACAGCACCATCAACCGCGAGGCGCAGCGGCTGGTGACGCAGACGCTGCAGCGCATCCGCAACAAGGACGACGCCCGGCAGATGGGCCTGTACGGCAAGAACCTGCTGCGCGACGGCGACGACCCGTCGAAGCTCGTGGCCAGCCTGACGCTGTTCGAGCGCGTGGGCAACGCCAGCGTGGTACGCGTGCAGGCGGACAACGTCGACCAGCCGTTCGACATCAACAGCGGGGCGCGCCTGAACCTGGGCTCGACGGCCAAGCTGCGCACGCTGGTCACGTACCTGGAAGTCATCGACGAGATCGCCGACCGCTACCGCGGCATGAGCGTGGCCGAGCTGAAGGCCATCGATGTGCCGCGCCAGGACGCGCTGACGCGCTGGACGGTGGACTATCTGATGAAGGCGAAGACGCCCGCCGAACGCTCGCGCCAGGCCGTGCTGGAAGCGGCGATGGAGCGCAAGTACTCGGGCAACGCCGGCGAGGCGTTCTTCACGGGCGGCGGCATGCAGGCGTTCACCAACTTCGAGAAATGGGAGGGCGAGCGCCAGATGACGGTGCGGGTGGCCTTCCAGCACTCGGTCAACCTGGTCTTCATCCGCATGATGCGCGACATCGTGCGCTACCAGGTCTGGCAGGAACACCCCGACGCCGCCACGCTGTTCGAAGACCGCGACTCGCCGCGCCGGCGTGCCTACCTGGAGCAGTTTGCCGACGAGGAAGGCTCGTCGTTCATGACGGCGTTCTGGCAGCGGTATCGCGGCAAGACCAACGACGAGCGGCTCAAGGTGCTGCTAGACCGCGTGAAGCTGCCCACGCCGCGCCTGGCGGCCGTGCGGCTGTCGGTGACGCTGCTCAGCGTGCGGCCCGATACCGATTACGACACCTTCGCCCGAACGCTGCGCGAGCGGCTGCCAAAGAAGTTCCAGCCGTCCGAGGAAGACCTGCAGGCGCTCTTCGTCAAATACGGCCACGATAAATTCAACCTGAACGACCGCGGCTACCTGTCGCGCATCCACCCGCTGGAACTGTGGATGATGGAGTACCTGGGCAAGCATCCGGACGCCACGCTCAAGGAAATCCTCGACGCGAGCGAGCCGGACCGGCAGACCGTCTATGCCTGGCTGTTCAAGACGCGCAGCAAGCTCGGGCAGGACGCCCGCATCCGCACGCTGCTGGAGCGCGAGGCGTTCGAGAAGATCGCCATGCGCTGGCACCGGCTGGGCTACCCGTTCGAATCGCTGACGCCGTCGTATGCGACGGCCGTGGGCGCGTCCGGCGACCGGCCGGCGGCGCTGGCCGAGCTGGCCGGCATCATCCTCGGCAATGGCGTGGACGCCCAGCCGGCCGCGGTGCGCACGCTCGCGTTTGCCGGCCAGACGCCGTACGCCACCACTTACGGGCTGCGGCCGCAGCCGGGCAAGCCGCTGATCGCGCCCGAGATTGCCACGCTGGTGCGGCGGTCGATGCTCGACGTGGTGCAGGCCGGCACGGCCAAGTCGATCAACGGGGCGTTCGTGCCGGTGAACCGCAAGGGCCAGCCGCAGGGCGCGCCGCTGGCGGTGGGAGGCAAGACGGGCACGGGCGACCAGCGCTTCCAGACCTACGGGCCGGGCGGCCGGGTGATTTCGTCGCGGGCGGTGAACCGGTCCGCAACCTTCGTCTTCGTGATTGGCGAGCGCTACTTCGGCACCGTGACCGTGCACGTGCGCGAGCCGTATGCCGCGCGCTATGTGTTCACCAGCGCGCTAGCGGTGCGGGTGCTGCGGTCGCTGGCGCCGCAGATTTCGGCCATGGCCGCGCCGGGCAGCAACGATGCCACGCTGCTGCGCTGCCGCGACACCCAGGCCGCCCCGACGATGACCACGCTGCAACTGCCCGACGGCAGCCCGGCGCTGGACGGCCGCGCGGGCGGCGCGGCGGACGGCAACCTAGCGTTTGCGCCGAACGGCGTCGTAGATAAATAG
- a CDS encoding GlsB/YeaQ/YmgE family stress response membrane protein: MMAFIGTVFVGLIVGLLARAIKPGDDKMGWIMTILLGVLGALLAGYVGRAMGFYQPGEAVGWIASILGAMVLLFIYDAVRRKR; this comes from the coding sequence ATGATGGCATTTATCGGTACGGTGTTCGTTGGCCTGATCGTCGGCTTGCTGGCGCGGGCCATCAAGCCCGGCGACGACAAGATGGGCTGGATCATGACGATCCTCCTGGGCGTGCTGGGCGCGCTGCTGGCCGGCTACGTCGGCCGCGCGATGGGCTTCTACCAGCCCGGCGAGGCGGTCGGCTGGATTGCGTCGATCCTGGGCGCGATGGTCCTGCTATTTATCTACGACGCCGTTCGGCGCAAACGCTAG
- the fusA gene encoding elongation factor G translates to MPRKTPIERYRNIGISAHIDAGKTTTTERILFYTGVNHKLGEVHDGAATMDWMEQEQERGITITSAATTAFWKGMANNYPEHRINIIDTPGHVDFTIEVERSMRVLDGACMVYDAVGGVQPQSETVWRQANKYKVPRIAFVNKMDRVGADFLRVRDQIQSRLKGNPIPIQIPVGAEDNFLGVVDLVKMQAIVWDDASQGVHFEYTDIPADLRDLAQEWHDKMIEAAAEASEELLEKYLSGETLSEDEIKAALRKRTVAGEIVPMLCGSAFKNKGVQAMLDAVIDYLPSPVDVPAILGHTEDDKEAERHPSDDEPFSALAFKIMTDPFVGQLIFFRVYSGVVNSGDTVYNPVKAKRERLGRILQMHANVRNEIKEVRAGDIAAAVGLKEATTGDTLCDPDKVIILERMTFPEPVISQAVEPKTKADQEKMGIALNRLAQEDPSFRVATDEESGQTIISGMGELHLEILVDRMKREFGVEASVGKPQVAYRETIKSAAKDVEGKFVKQSGGRGQYGHVVLNLEPLQQGGGYEFVDAIKGGVVPREFIPAVDKGIRETLESGVLAGYPVVDVKATLVFGSYHDVDSNENAFRMAGSMAFKEGMRRAKPVLLEPMMAVEVETPEEFTGNVMGDLSSRRGIVHGMEDISGGGGKIVRAEVPLATMFGYSTSLRSLTQGRATFTMEFKHYAEAPANVAEAVITSRKAG, encoded by the coding sequence GTGCCCCGCAAGACCCCCATCGAGCGCTATCGCAACATTGGCATCAGCGCCCATATCGACGCCGGCAAGACCACCACCACCGAGCGCATCCTGTTCTACACCGGCGTGAACCACAAGCTGGGCGAGGTGCACGACGGCGCGGCCACCATGGACTGGATGGAGCAGGAGCAGGAACGCGGCATCACCATCACGTCGGCCGCCACCACGGCGTTCTGGAAGGGGATGGCCAACAACTACCCCGAGCACCGCATCAACATCATCGACACGCCGGGCCACGTCGATTTCACGATCGAGGTGGAACGCTCGATGCGCGTGCTCGACGGCGCCTGCATGGTCTACGACGCCGTGGGCGGCGTGCAGCCGCAGTCCGAGACGGTCTGGCGCCAGGCCAACAAGTACAAGGTGCCGCGCATCGCGTTCGTCAACAAGATGGACCGCGTGGGCGCAGACTTCCTGCGCGTGCGCGACCAGATCCAGAGCCGCCTGAAGGGAAATCCGATCCCGATCCAGATCCCGGTGGGCGCCGAGGACAACTTCCTGGGCGTGGTGGACCTGGTCAAGATGCAGGCGATCGTCTGGGACGACGCCAGCCAGGGCGTGCATTTCGAGTACACCGACATTCCGGCCGACCTCCGGGACCTGGCCCAGGAATGGCACGACAAGATGATCGAGGCCGCGGCCGAGGCCAGCGAGGAGCTGCTTGAGAAATACCTGAGCGGCGAGACCCTGAGCGAGGACGAGATCAAGGCCGCGCTGCGCAAGCGCACCGTGGCCGGCGAGATCGTGCCGATGCTCTGCGGCAGCGCGTTCAAGAACAAGGGCGTGCAGGCGATGCTGGACGCCGTGATCGATTACCTGCCGTCGCCGGTGGACGTGCCCGCCATCCTGGGCCACACCGAGGACGACAAGGAAGCCGAGCGCCATCCGAGCGACGACGAGCCGTTCTCGGCGCTGGCGTTCAAGATCATGACCGACCCGTTCGTCGGCCAGCTGATCTTCTTCCGCGTCTACTCGGGCGTGGTCAATTCGGGCGACACGGTCTACAACCCGGTCAAGGCCAAGCGCGAGCGGCTGGGCCGCATCCTGCAGATGCACGCCAACGTGCGCAACGAGATCAAGGAAGTGCGCGCCGGCGACATCGCCGCCGCCGTGGGCCTGAAAGAGGCCACCACCGGCGACACGCTGTGCGACCCCGACAAGGTCATCATCCTGGAACGGATGACGTTCCCGGAGCCGGTCATCTCGCAGGCCGTGGAGCCGAAGACCAAGGCCGACCAGGAAAAGATGGGCATCGCGCTGAACCGCCTGGCGCAGGAAGACCCGTCGTTCCGCGTGGCGACCGACGAGGAATCGGGCCAGACCATCATCTCGGGCATGGGCGAGCTGCACCTGGAGATCCTGGTGGACCGCATGAAGCGCGAGTTCGGCGTGGAGGCTTCGGTCGGCAAGCCGCAGGTGGCCTACCGCGAGACGATCAAGTCGGCGGCCAAGGACGTGGAAGGCAAGTTCGTCAAGCAGTCGGGCGGCCGCGGCCAGTACGGCCACGTGGTGCTGAACCTGGAGCCGCTGCAGCAGGGCGGCGGCTACGAATTTGTCGATGCCATCAAGGGCGGCGTGGTGCCGCGCGAGTTCATCCCGGCCGTGGACAAGGGCATCCGCGAGACGCTGGAGTCCGGCGTGCTGGCCGGCTACCCGGTGGTGGACGTCAAGGCCACGCTGGTGTTCGGGTCGTACCACGACGTGGACTCGAACGAGAACGCGTTCCGCATGGCCGGGTCGATGGCGTTCAAGGAAGGCATGCGCCGCGCCAAGCCGGTGCTGCTGGAGCCGATGATGGCCGTCGAGGTGGAGACGCCCGAGGAGTTCACCGGCAACGTGATGGGCGACCTGTCGTCGCGGCGCGGCATCGTGCACGGCATGGAGGACATCTCGGGCGGCGGCGGCAAGATCGTGCGCGCCGAGGTGCCGCTGGCGACGATGTTCGGCTATTCCACGTCGCTGCGGTCGCTCACGCAGGGCCGGGCCACCTTCACGATGGAGTTCAAGCACTACGCGGAGGCCCCGGCCAATGTCGCCGAGGCCGTGATCACGTCGCGCAAGGCAGGCTGA